The Burkholderia pyrrocinia genome has a segment encoding these proteins:
- a CDS encoding amino acid permease: MKNLQRHLSARHIRFLALGSAIGTGLFYGSASAIQLAGPAVILAYILGGAAVYMVMRALGEMAVREPVAGSFGHYATENLGPFAGFVTGWTYTLEMVIVAIADITAFGIYMGFWFPDVPQWIWVLGVVAIICGLNLCHVKVFGELEFWLSIIKVGAIVAMIGGGVAILLTGMHFGHSADVPTFANLWNHGGFLPNGVGGLIASLSVVIFAYGGIEVIGMSAGEAKDPERVIPRAINAVPARILLFYVLTMVVLMSISPWTGVGGDGSPFVQIFSALGVKSAATILNLVVISAAISAINSDIFGAGRMMFGMARQGQAPRVLMTTSRHGVPWVTVLVMAGALLVGVLLNYLMPKDVFLMVAAIATFATVWVWLMILLSQVAMRRRLSNAEVAALKFKVPLWPVAPALTIAFMGFVIVMLGWFEDTRVALYVGAAWLALLAVVFYARIRPKFAPASR; the protein is encoded by the coding sequence ATGAAAAACTTGCAGCGCCACCTGAGCGCGCGGCACATCCGCTTTCTCGCGCTGGGCTCGGCGATCGGCACGGGGCTGTTCTACGGCTCGGCGTCCGCGATCCAGCTCGCGGGCCCGGCCGTGATCCTGGCGTACATCCTCGGCGGCGCGGCCGTCTACATGGTGATGCGCGCGCTCGGCGAGATGGCCGTACGCGAACCCGTCGCCGGCTCGTTCGGCCACTACGCGACCGAGAACCTCGGCCCGTTCGCGGGATTCGTCACCGGCTGGACCTACACGCTCGAAATGGTGATCGTCGCGATCGCCGACATCACCGCGTTCGGCATCTACATGGGCTTCTGGTTTCCGGATGTCCCGCAATGGATCTGGGTGCTCGGGGTCGTCGCAATCATCTGCGGCCTGAACCTGTGCCACGTGAAGGTGTTCGGCGAGCTCGAGTTCTGGCTGTCGATCATCAAGGTCGGCGCGATCGTCGCGATGATCGGCGGCGGCGTCGCGATCCTGCTGACCGGCATGCACTTCGGCCATTCGGCCGACGTGCCGACGTTCGCGAACCTGTGGAACCATGGGGGCTTCCTGCCGAACGGTGTCGGCGGGCTGATCGCGTCGTTGTCGGTCGTGATCTTCGCGTACGGCGGGATCGAGGTGATCGGGATGAGCGCCGGCGAGGCGAAGGACCCGGAGCGCGTGATTCCGCGCGCGATCAACGCGGTGCCCGCGCGCATCCTGCTGTTCTACGTGCTGACGATGGTCGTGCTGATGTCGATCAGCCCGTGGACGGGCGTCGGCGGCGACGGCAGCCCGTTCGTGCAGATCTTCTCGGCGCTCGGCGTGAAGTCGGCCGCGACGATTCTCAACCTGGTCGTGATCAGCGCGGCGATCTCGGCGATCAACAGCGACATCTTCGGCGCGGGCCGGATGATGTTCGGGATGGCGCGGCAGGGCCAGGCGCCGCGCGTGCTGATGACGACGTCGCGGCACGGCGTGCCGTGGGTCACGGTGCTCGTGATGGCGGGCGCGCTGCTCGTCGGCGTGCTGCTCAACTACCTGATGCCGAAGGACGTGTTCCTGATGGTCGCGGCGATCGCGACGTTCGCCACGGTGTGGGTGTGGCTGATGATCCTGCTGTCGCAGGTCGCGATGCGTCGCCGCCTGTCGAACGCCGAAGTCGCGGCGCTGAAATTCAAGGTGCCGTTGTGGCCGGTGGCGCCGGCACTGACGATCGCGTTCATGGGTTTCGTGATCGTGATGCTCGGCTGGTTCGAGGATACGCGTGTCGCGCTGTATGTCGGCGCGGCGTGGCTCGCGCTGCTCGCGGTCGTGTTCTACGCACGGATCCGCCCGAAATTCGCACCTGCGTCACGTTGA
- a CDS encoding ammonium transporter, producing the protein MVGLKSGVDTLFLLIGAVMVLAMHAGFAFLELGTVRKKNQVNALVKILVDFSVSTLAYFFIGYTIAYGVEFFDDIGTLSQHNGYALVRFFFLLTFAAAIPAIVSGGIAERAKFNPQLVATLIIVGFIYPFFEGIAWNERYGVQAWLTHAFGAPFHDFAGSVVVHAFGGWVALPAVLLLGARHGRYAKDGRIAAHPPSNIPFLALGAWVLAVGWFGFNVMSAQTLDKISGLVAVNSLMAMVGGTLAAWMAGRNDPGFTYNGPLAGLVAVCAGSDVMHPIGALVTGAAAGALFVAMFTCVQNKWRIDDVLGVWPLHGMCGALGGLAAGVFGLPALGGLGGVSFLSQLAGTLGGIAIATAGGTLVYGALKATVGLRLDREAEFDGADLSIHRISATPERD; encoded by the coding sequence ATGGTTGGTCTGAAATCCGGCGTCGACACACTGTTCCTGTTGATCGGCGCCGTCATGGTGCTCGCGATGCACGCGGGCTTCGCATTTCTCGAACTCGGCACGGTCCGCAAGAAGAACCAGGTCAACGCGCTCGTGAAGATCCTGGTCGACTTCTCGGTGTCGACGCTCGCGTATTTCTTCATCGGCTACACGATCGCGTACGGCGTCGAGTTCTTCGACGACATCGGCACGCTGTCGCAGCACAACGGCTACGCGCTCGTGCGCTTCTTCTTCCTGCTGACCTTCGCGGCGGCCATTCCCGCGATCGTGTCAGGCGGCATCGCCGAGCGCGCGAAGTTCAACCCGCAGCTCGTCGCGACGCTGATCATCGTCGGCTTCATCTATCCGTTCTTCGAAGGGATCGCGTGGAACGAGCGCTACGGCGTGCAAGCCTGGCTCACGCATGCGTTCGGTGCGCCGTTCCACGATTTCGCGGGCTCGGTCGTCGTGCATGCGTTCGGCGGCTGGGTCGCACTGCCGGCCGTGCTGCTGCTCGGCGCGCGCCACGGTCGTTATGCGAAGGACGGCCGGATCGCCGCGCACCCGCCGTCGAACATCCCGTTCCTCGCGCTCGGCGCATGGGTGCTCGCGGTCGGCTGGTTCGGCTTCAACGTGATGAGCGCGCAGACGCTCGACAAGATCAGCGGCCTCGTCGCGGTGAACTCGCTGATGGCGATGGTCGGCGGCACGCTCGCCGCATGGATGGCGGGCCGCAACGACCCGGGCTTCACGTACAACGGGCCGCTCGCGGGCCTCGTCGCGGTGTGCGCGGGCTCCGACGTGATGCACCCGATCGGCGCGCTCGTCACGGGCGCGGCGGCCGGTGCGCTGTTCGTCGCGATGTTCACCTGCGTGCAGAACAAGTGGCGCATCGACGACGTGCTCGGCGTGTGGCCGCTGCACGGGATGTGCGGCGCGCTCGGCGGCCTCGCAGCCGGCGTGTTCGGCCTGCCCGCGCTCGGCGGTCTCGGCGGGGTGTCGTTCCTGTCGCAGCTCGCCGGCACGCTCGGCGGCATCGCGATCGCCACCGCCGGCGGCACGCTCGTCTACGGCGCGCTGAAGGCGACCGTCGGGCTGCGCCTCGACCGCGAGGCCGAATTCGACGGCGCGGACCTGTCGATCCACCGCATCTCGGCAACGCCCGAACGCGACTGA
- a CDS encoding Lrp/AsnC family transcriptional regulator: protein MDAIDRKLLELLQADATLPIAELAQRVNLSQTPCWKRVQRLKETGAIRAQVALCDPRKLGVGTTVFVAIRTNQHTEEWAQRFTQAVRDMPEVVEVYRMSGETDYLLRVVVAGIDDYDRVYKQLIRAVPLFDVSSSFAMEQIKYSTALPVRDLAEPA from the coding sequence ATGGACGCCATCGACCGCAAGCTGCTGGAGCTGTTGCAGGCGGATGCCACGCTGCCGATCGCGGAACTGGCACAGCGCGTGAACCTGTCGCAGACGCCGTGCTGGAAGCGCGTGCAGCGGCTGAAGGAAACCGGCGCGATTCGCGCGCAGGTTGCGCTGTGCGATCCGCGCAAGCTCGGGGTCGGCACGACGGTGTTCGTCGCGATCCGCACGAACCAGCACACCGAGGAATGGGCGCAGCGTTTCACGCAGGCCGTGCGCGACATGCCGGAAGTGGTCGAGGTCTACCGGATGAGCGGCGAGACCGATTACCTGCTGCGCGTGGTCGTCGCCGGCATCGACGACTACGACCGCGTCTACAAGCAACTGATTCGCGCGGTGCCGCTGTTCGACGTCAGCTCGTCGTTCGCGATGGAGCAGATCAAGTATTCGACCGCGCTGCCCGTGCGCGATCTTGCCGAGCCGGCTTGA
- a CDS encoding ABC transporter permease, whose amino-acid sequence MTTDASSAGARRQPYRPRLRPRAGSLWLLAALAIAAAVAAPLAVLVAAAFDADLAHWRHLAEFVLPQALVNTLLLLAGVGAIVSIVGTGCAWLVTAYDFPGRRMLTWALLLPLAVPTYIVAFAYLDLLHPIGPVQGAIRWLLGFDSPRQFRLPDLRSLPGAIFVLGFVLYPYVYLSTRAMFVTQSASLLEAARTLGAGRIATFWRVVVPLARPAIAVGVSLALLETLNDIGASEFLGVQTLTVSVYTTWITRSDLAGAAQIALAMLAIVVGMIVLERYGRRRQRYAHGRRMRPIAPRRLTGAAALGAAVLGWLPVLLGFGAPAAYLAVETGKRLHLVGGVSAQLMTGLANTLTIATAATAATLACGLVVAWAARAQRDSARAGPARLCARIASLGYAVPGTVLAIGLLIPFAAADRLFGAMLGRDGLMLMGSAAALVIAYTVRFLAIPAGSIEAGLARIPPSLEQASRSLGETAGGTLRRVHLPLLRPALTTSALLVFVDAMKELPATLLLRPLNFDTLATWLYAEAARGTYEEGAVAALAIVLAGLVPVILLARTRHKIGA is encoded by the coding sequence TTGACAACTGATGCATCGTCCGCCGGCGCGCGCCGCCAGCCGTACCGGCCGCGCCTGCGGCCGCGCGCGGGCAGCCTGTGGCTGCTCGCGGCGCTGGCGATCGCCGCGGCGGTCGCGGCGCCGCTCGCGGTGCTCGTGGCCGCCGCGTTCGACGCCGATCTCGCGCACTGGCGGCATCTCGCCGAATTCGTGCTGCCGCAGGCGCTCGTCAATACGCTGCTGCTGCTCGCGGGCGTCGGCGCGATCGTGTCGATCGTCGGCACGGGCTGCGCATGGCTCGTCACCGCCTACGACTTTCCCGGCCGCCGGATGCTGACGTGGGCGCTGCTACTGCCGCTCGCGGTCCCCACCTACATCGTCGCATTCGCGTATCTCGACCTGCTGCACCCGATCGGCCCCGTCCAGGGCGCGATCCGCTGGCTGCTCGGCTTCGACAGCCCGCGCCAGTTCCGCCTGCCCGACCTGCGTTCGCTGCCCGGCGCGATCTTCGTGCTCGGCTTCGTGCTGTATCCGTATGTGTACCTGAGCACGCGCGCGATGTTCGTCACGCAGTCCGCGAGCCTGCTCGAAGCCGCGCGCACGCTCGGCGCGGGGCGCATCGCGACGTTCTGGCGCGTCGTCGTGCCGCTCGCGCGGCCCGCGATTGCGGTTGGCGTGAGCCTCGCGCTGCTGGAAACGCTGAACGACATCGGCGCGTCGGAATTCCTCGGCGTGCAGACGCTGACCGTGTCCGTCTACACGACGTGGATCACGCGCTCCGATCTCGCCGGCGCCGCACAGATCGCGCTCGCGATGCTCGCGATCGTCGTCGGCATGATCGTGCTCGAACGCTACGGGCGCCGCCGCCAGCGCTACGCGCATGGCCGGCGCATGCGGCCGATCGCGCCGCGCCGCCTGACGGGCGCGGCCGCGCTGGGCGCCGCCGTGCTCGGCTGGCTGCCCGTGCTGCTCGGCTTCGGCGCGCCGGCCGCGTACCTCGCGGTCGAGACCGGCAAGCGGCTGCATCTCGTCGGCGGCGTGTCCGCGCAGTTGATGACGGGGCTCGCGAACACGCTGACGATCGCCACCGCCGCGACCGCCGCGACGCTCGCGTGCGGGCTCGTCGTCGCATGGGCCGCGCGCGCACAACGCGACAGCGCCCGCGCGGGCCCTGCCCGCTTGTGTGCACGGATCGCGAGCCTCGGCTACGCGGTGCCGGGCACCGTGCTCGCGATCGGCCTGCTGATCCCGTTCGCGGCGGCCGACCGGCTGTTCGGCGCGATGCTCGGCCGCGACGGACTGATGCTGATGGGCTCGGCAGCCGCGCTCGTGATCGCGTACACCGTGCGCTTTCTCGCGATTCCGGCCGGCAGCATCGAGGCCGGCCTCGCGCGCATTCCGCCGTCGCTCGAACAGGCATCGCGCTCGCTCGGCGAGACGGCCGGCGGCACGCTGCGCCGCGTGCACCTGCCGCTGCTGCGGCCCGCGCTCACGACGAGCGCACTGCTGGTGTTCGTCGACGCGATGAAGGAACTGCCGGCGACGCTGCTGCTGCGTCCGCTGAATTTCGACACGCTCGCGACCTGGCTGTATGCGGAAGCCGCGCGCGGCACCTATGAGGAAGGCGCGGTCGCCGCGCTCGCGATCGTGCTGGCCGGGCTCGTGCCCGTGATCCTGCTCGCCCGCACCCGCCACAAGATCGGAGCCTGA
- a CDS encoding Rrf2 family transcriptional regulator, which translates to MNTSSRFAFAVHVLALLSMQEGVPLSSDIIAGSVNTNPALIRRLLSMLAAAGLTTSQLGAGGGALLAREPGEITLLDVYRAVDDARLFALHREAPNPACLVGRHIQGALTGYIDDAQRAMEASLATRTLTDVTADVLDLEQRTQRAGRAGG; encoded by the coding sequence ATGAATACCAGCAGCCGGTTCGCGTTTGCCGTTCACGTGCTCGCCTTGCTGTCGATGCAGGAAGGCGTACCGCTGTCGTCCGACATCATCGCGGGCAGCGTGAACACGAATCCGGCACTGATCCGCCGGTTGCTGTCGATGCTGGCGGCCGCGGGGCTGACCACGTCGCAGCTCGGTGCGGGCGGCGGTGCGCTGCTCGCCCGCGAGCCCGGCGAGATCACGCTGCTCGACGTGTATCGCGCGGTCGACGATGCACGACTGTTCGCGCTGCACCGCGAGGCACCGAATCCGGCATGCCTCGTCGGGCGGCACATCCAGGGCGCGCTGACCGGCTATATCGACGACGCGCAGCGCGCAATGGAGGCATCGCTCGCCACGCGTACGCTCACCGACGTGACGGCCGACGTGCTGGATCTGGAGCAGCGTACGCAACGGGCAGGGCGCGCCGGCGGGTGA
- a CDS encoding NAD(P)-dependent oxidoreductase, producing the protein MTQRTLNIALFGATGMIGSRIAAEAARRGHRVTALSRNPGAAGNGITAKAADLFDAASIAAALPGHDVVASAYGPKQDDAAKVVAVAKALVAGTRQAGLKRLVVVGGAGSLEVAPGKQLVDSEGFPEAYKAVALAHRDALDYLKTAGDLDWTFFAPAALIAPGERTGTFRTGVGKLIADAQGNSKISAEDYAVAFVDALEQGSFVRKIATAAY; encoded by the coding sequence ATGACGCAACGTACCTTGAATATCGCGCTGTTCGGCGCCACCGGCATGATCGGCTCGCGCATCGCAGCGGAAGCCGCACGGCGCGGCCATCGCGTGACCGCGCTGTCGCGCAACCCCGGTGCGGCCGGCAACGGTATCACCGCGAAGGCGGCCGACCTGTTCGACGCGGCCAGCATCGCGGCCGCGCTGCCGGGCCATGACGTCGTCGCGAGCGCGTACGGTCCGAAGCAGGACGATGCGGCGAAGGTCGTCGCGGTGGCGAAGGCGCTGGTCGCCGGCACGCGTCAGGCGGGCCTGAAGCGGCTCGTCGTGGTGGGCGGCGCCGGTTCGCTCGAAGTCGCGCCCGGCAAGCAGCTGGTCGACAGCGAAGGCTTCCCGGAAGCGTACAAGGCGGTCGCGCTTGCGCACCGCGATGCGCTCGACTACCTGAAGACGGCCGGCGATCTCGACTGGACGTTCTTCGCGCCGGCCGCGCTGATCGCACCGGGCGAGCGCACGGGCACGTTCCGCACCGGCGTCGGCAAGCTGATCGCGGACGCGCAGGGCAACAGCAAGATCTCGGCGGAAGACTACGCGGTCGCGTTCGTCGATGCGCTCGAGCAAGGCAGCTTCGTGCGCAAGATCGCGACGGCCGCGTATTGA
- a CDS encoding Fe(3+) ABC transporter substrate-binding protein, which translates to MSNPRTRLLPFAGALVLAAAAFAPLAHAAEEVSLYTTREPKLIQPLIDAFTKQSGVKVNTVFVKDGLLERVKAEGAQSPADVLMTVDVGNLLDLVDGGLTQPVRSKALDDAIPANLRGANGDWYALSLRDRVLYVEKDLKVDAFRYEDLADPKWKGKVCIRSGQHPYNTALVAAMIAHDGEAATEKWLRGVKANLARKATGGDRDVARDILGGICDVGLANAYYVGHMKNAEPGTDARKWGDAIKVVRPTFANAKSGGTHVNISGATVAKHAPHKANAVKLLEYLVSPEAQALYAQANYEYPVRANVKLDPVIASFGTLKVDPLPLADIAKHRKQASQLVDKVGFDN; encoded by the coding sequence ATGTCGAATCCGCGCACCCGCCTGCTGCCGTTCGCCGGCGCCCTCGTCCTTGCCGCGGCCGCATTCGCGCCGCTGGCCCATGCGGCCGAGGAAGTGAGCCTGTACACCACCCGCGAGCCGAAGCTGATCCAGCCGCTCATCGACGCGTTCACGAAACAGAGCGGCGTCAAGGTCAACACGGTGTTCGTGAAGGACGGCCTGCTCGAACGCGTGAAGGCCGAAGGCGCGCAGTCGCCGGCCGACGTGCTGATGACGGTCGACGTCGGCAACCTGCTCGATCTCGTCGACGGCGGGCTCACGCAGCCGGTGCGCTCGAAGGCGCTCGACGACGCGATTCCCGCGAACCTGCGCGGCGCGAACGGCGACTGGTATGCACTGTCGCTGCGCGACCGCGTGCTGTACGTCGAAAAGGACCTGAAGGTCGATGCGTTCCGCTACGAGGATCTCGCCGATCCGAAATGGAAGGGCAAGGTCTGCATCCGCTCGGGCCAGCATCCGTACAACACGGCGCTCGTCGCCGCGATGATCGCGCACGACGGCGAAGCCGCCACCGAGAAGTGGCTGCGCGGCGTGAAGGCGAACCTCGCGCGCAAGGCGACGGGCGGCGACCGCGACGTCGCGCGCGACATCCTCGGCGGCATCTGCGACGTCGGCCTCGCGAACGCGTACTACGTCGGTCACATGAAGAATGCCGAGCCGGGCACCGATGCGCGCAAGTGGGGCGACGCGATCAAGGTCGTGCGGCCGACGTTCGCGAACGCGAAGAGCGGCGGCACGCACGTGAACATCAGCGGCGCGACGGTCGCGAAACATGCGCCGCACAAGGCCAACGCGGTGAAGCTGCTCGAATACCTCGTGTCGCCGGAAGCGCAGGCGCTGTATGCGCAGGCGAACTACGAATACCCGGTGCGCGCGAACGTGAAGCTCGACCCGGTGATCGCGAGCTTCGGCACGCTGAAGGTCGATCCGCTGCCGCTGGCGGACATCGCGAAGCATCGCAAGCAGGCGAGCCAGCTCGTCGACAAGGTCGGCTTTGACAACTGA
- a CDS encoding FUSC family protein, with product MRYSVEIRKFFYSQYFFGGLRIAVGVSLPAVLCLIVFHNRELGFTISTGALGACVVDMPGPLKYKHNEMLACSVIGFLAALATGLATPHIFALWLTIVPLTFVLSLIVVYGNRWPQISFATLFMMVMTLEEKFTPLQAFVNAGWILAGGLWYTYWATLVSRWQARRIEQQALAESLFACADYLLARAQFYDLDADLDECYRNLVARQITAVETQETARDIVLRNLPKLRRGKLDPGRTTMYNLFINSVDLHELFVGAHTDYPLVRNTFGGSDLIIFYRDLIRKAARDLEEIGLAVLENRAPHSRISVKAELRAIEYEIELMRKKNFAATNAEAYAAVLSTFRRIWSATRLIERMRRNLSGHADPQQTELKIDKALTRFLQRRRMSPLLIFSNLNMRSPSFRHALRVTIAVAVGFWLGRLLPLTNAYWIVMTTIIILKPGYSLTKQRNAQRIVGTLIGCAASIALIYTVKEPHLLIAIMFGSMVMSYSLLLFNYAASVVFTSSYVLLMFHLLAPGSMRIIGERAIDTVVGCMIAIAASRLFPYWEYRLMGKQVADMLVATRKYFEAVWRAGRGASPPPVPAADGAAVVPVIAAAVETPATSLDDDYRYRLARKDVHIAFANLGQAFQRMMIEPKAHQRFVPELNDLLVQTHVLGAQITAAAPLIRNACTADDSLVHDDALQRGLAAVLDNLEKAEAGEPPPADQLEASKQITRDLDAMVVSAEKSDAVGAELTHDLKVLAHQCKQMLASSLLIRKDASVIRLPA from the coding sequence ATGCGCTATTCGGTCGAAATCAGAAAGTTTTTCTACAGCCAGTACTTTTTCGGCGGCCTGCGGATCGCGGTCGGCGTCTCGCTGCCGGCCGTGCTGTGCCTGATCGTGTTTCACAACCGGGAGCTCGGCTTCACGATCTCGACGGGCGCGCTCGGCGCGTGCGTCGTCGACATGCCGGGCCCGCTGAAGTACAAGCACAACGAAATGCTCGCGTGCAGCGTGATCGGCTTCCTGGCCGCGCTCGCCACCGGCCTCGCGACACCGCACATCTTCGCGCTGTGGCTCACGATCGTGCCGCTCACGTTCGTGCTGTCGCTGATCGTCGTCTACGGCAACCGCTGGCCGCAGATCAGCTTCGCGACGCTGTTCATGATGGTGATGACGCTCGAGGAGAAATTCACGCCGCTGCAGGCGTTCGTCAACGCCGGCTGGATTCTCGCAGGCGGCCTCTGGTATACGTACTGGGCCACGCTCGTGTCGCGCTGGCAGGCGCGCCGGATCGAGCAGCAGGCGCTGGCCGAGAGCCTGTTCGCATGCGCCGACTACCTGCTCGCGCGCGCGCAGTTCTACGATCTCGATGCCGATCTCGACGAGTGCTATCGCAATCTCGTCGCCCGGCAGATCACCGCGGTCGAAACGCAGGAAACCGCGCGCGACATCGTGCTGCGCAACCTGCCGAAGCTGCGGCGCGGCAAGCTCGATCCCGGCCGCACGACGATGTACAACCTGTTCATCAACAGCGTCGACCTGCACGAGCTGTTCGTCGGCGCGCACACCGACTACCCGCTCGTGCGCAACACGTTCGGCGGCTCCGATCTCATCATTTTCTACCGCGACCTGATCCGCAAGGCGGCCCGCGATCTCGAGGAAATCGGCCTCGCGGTGCTCGAGAATCGTGCGCCGCATTCGCGGATCAGCGTGAAGGCCGAACTGCGCGCGATCGAGTACGAGATCGAGCTGATGCGCAAGAAGAACTTCGCGGCCACCAACGCGGAAGCGTATGCGGCCGTGCTGTCGACGTTCCGGCGCATCTGGAGCGCGACGCGCCTGATCGAACGGATGCGCCGCAACCTGTCCGGCCACGCCGATCCGCAGCAAACCGAACTGAAGATCGACAAGGCGCTCACGCGCTTCCTGCAGCGCCGCCGGATGTCGCCGCTGCTGATCTTCTCGAACCTGAACATGCGCTCGCCGAGCTTTCGCCACGCGCTGCGCGTGACGATCGCCGTAGCGGTCGGCTTCTGGCTCGGCCGGCTGCTGCCGCTCACGAACGCGTACTGGATCGTGATGACGACCATCATCATCCTGAAGCCCGGCTACTCGCTGACCAAGCAGCGCAACGCGCAGCGGATCGTCGGCACGCTGATCGGCTGCGCGGCGAGCATCGCGCTGATCTACACGGTGAAGGAGCCGCACCTGCTGATCGCGATCATGTTCGGGTCGATGGTGATGAGCTACAGCCTGCTGCTGTTCAACTACGCGGCGAGCGTCGTATTCACGTCGTCGTACGTGCTGCTGATGTTCCACCTGCTCGCGCCGGGCAGCATGCGGATCATCGGCGAGCGCGCGATCGACACGGTGGTCGGCTGCATGATCGCGATCGCCGCGAGCCGGCTGTTCCCGTACTGGGAATACCGGCTGATGGGCAAGCAGGTCGCCGACATGCTCGTGGCGACCCGCAAGTATTTCGAAGCCGTGTGGCGCGCCGGTCGCGGTGCGTCGCCGCCGCCCGTACCCGCCGCCGACGGCGCGGCCGTCGTGCCGGTCATCGCCGCGGCGGTCGAGACGCCGGCCACGAGCCTCGACGACGACTACCGCTACCGCCTCGCGCGCAAGGACGTGCATATCGCGTTCGCGAACCTCGGGCAGGCGTTCCAGCGGATGATGATCGAGCCGAAGGCGCATCAGCGCTTCGTGCCCGAGCTGAACGACCTGCTCGTGCAGACGCACGTGCTCGGCGCGCAGATCACGGCCGCCGCGCCGCTGATCCGCAACGCGTGCACGGCCGACGACAGCCTCGTCCATGACGACGCGCTGCAGCGCGGCCTCGCCGCCGTGCTCGACAATCTCGAGAAGGCCGAGGCCGGCGAGCCGCCGCCCGCCGATCAGCTCGAAGCATCGAAGCAGATCACGCGCGATCTCGACGCGATGGTCGTGTCGGCGGAAAAATCCGATGCGGTCGGCGCCGAGCTCACGCACGACCTGAAGGTGCTCGCGCACCAGTGCAAGCAGATGCTTGCGTCGTCGCTGCTGATCCGCAAGGACGCGAGCGTGATCCGCCTGCCCGCCTGA
- a CDS encoding ABC transporter ATP-binding protein — protein MNLLELDDLCVAYDTPQGRRTVVDGLSLALPRGDIGCLLGASGCGKTTVLRAIAGFEPVRMGRIVLDGAPVAAPSLDVPPERRRIGMMFQDYALFPHLSAADNVAFGLRRMPKAERRARVADMLELVGLAESGGAYPHELSGGQQQRVALARALAPSPELLLLDEPFSNLDVDTRERLAFELRDILKRTGHTAILVTHNQAEAFAIADRIGVMKDGQLAQWDTPYALHHHPASPFVADFVRRDALADERARALARGR, from the coding sequence GTGAACCTGCTCGAACTCGACGACCTCTGCGTCGCCTACGACACGCCGCAAGGCCGCCGCACGGTGGTCGACGGGCTGAGCCTCGCGCTGCCGCGCGGCGACATCGGCTGCCTGCTCGGCGCATCGGGCTGCGGAAAAACCACCGTGCTGCGCGCGATCGCCGGCTTCGAACCCGTGCGCATGGGGCGCATCGTGCTGGACGGCGCGCCCGTCGCGGCGCCGTCGCTCGACGTGCCGCCCGAGCGGCGGCGCATCGGCATGATGTTCCAGGACTATGCGCTGTTCCCGCACCTGAGCGCGGCCGACAACGTCGCGTTCGGCCTGCGTCGCATGCCGAAGGCCGAACGCCGTGCGCGCGTCGCGGACATGCTCGAACTCGTCGGCCTCGCCGAATCCGGCGGCGCCTATCCGCACGAACTGTCGGGCGGCCAGCAGCAACGTGTCGCACTCGCGCGTGCGCTCGCACCGTCGCCGGAGTTGCTGCTGCTCGACGAGCCGTTCTCGAATCTCGACGTCGATACGCGCGAGCGGCTCGCGTTCGAGCTGCGCGACATCCTGAAGCGCACGGGCCATACCGCGATCCTCGTCACGCACAACCAGGCCGAAGCGTTTGCGATCGCCGACCGGATCGGCGTGATGAAGGACGGGCAACTCGCGCAATGGGACACGCCGTATGCGCTGCATCACCATCCGGCCAGCCCGTTCGTCGCGGATTTCGTGCGCCGCGACGCGCTGGCCGACGAACGTGCGCGCGCACTGGCGCGCGGCCGCTGA